Proteins co-encoded in one Desulfofundulus luciae genomic window:
- a CDS encoding amylo-alpha-1,6-glucosidase codes for MLDITHIPGLATRTCLSQEVLKEGELFFICGPEGEVSHEHNGGFGLYYRDTRFLSCLEMGLTEGNLLFLSSSIKDSHFAQFELTNPALNRDSHVIPASTIHIRALRVLDNALFQRVRLINFNPMPVMITLQITLGADFRDIFEVRGFIRDQKGEIFTPVSTREGVLFGYRGRDNLCRYTRVSFSPYPDSVEVNEGKNLATARFSLTLPPGRKVYLYMQVKPFIGSKPNPACTRGKGTIAAGFSRAVRKTYSLYEKWKQQCTQFKSDNVFLSNMLRRNVTDLYALCTCYPDLGTIVQAGIPWYAASFGRDALITSWQALIVNPDIARKSLYFLARLQGKEDNPWRDEEPGKILHELRRGELAACGEIPHTPYYGSVDATPWFIILLSETYRWTGDKQMVLDLAPNLFAAVEWCRKYGDMDGDGFIEYTVRSPGGLTNQGWKDSWDGVIDPRGSLPTGPIALVEVQAYYYLALKRAAEMGRVLGKDDWSRELEEEAMVLQRKFLEAFWMEEEQYLAFALDGDKKQVKTIVSNPGHCLFTGILPDELAIAVARRLLTSDMYSGWGIRTMSKSMGPYNPMSYHNGSVWPHDNAIIAYGLRCCRQFDLLEKVVTGLFEAAMSFPYHRLPEVFCGFTRRRDGGPVHYPTACDPQAWAVGTMPLLIRTMLGISCWGNEVRVSAPQLPPWVQEIQICNLAAGCGTVDLEFTRKQGKAYCGVLRATGNTRVIVEN; via the coding sequence GTGCTTGATATCACCCACATACCGGGGTTAGCCACCCGGACATGCCTTTCCCAGGAAGTGCTTAAAGAAGGAGAACTTTTTTTCATTTGCGGACCCGAGGGAGAGGTGTCCCATGAGCATAACGGGGGCTTTGGACTCTATTACCGGGATACCCGCTTTCTGAGCTGTTTGGAAATGGGCCTAACGGAAGGGAACCTTTTATTCCTCTCCTCCTCCATTAAGGATAGCCACTTTGCCCAATTCGAACTTACCAACCCGGCCCTGAACCGGGATAGTCATGTTATCCCGGCAAGCACCATTCACATCCGTGCCCTGCGGGTCCTGGATAACGCCCTATTTCAACGGGTGCGGCTAATCAATTTCAATCCCATGCCCGTGATGATCACCCTGCAGATCACCCTGGGGGCCGATTTTCGGGATATTTTTGAGGTACGGGGCTTTATCCGCGACCAAAAGGGGGAAATTTTTACCCCGGTGTCTACCCGGGAGGGAGTTCTCTTTGGATACCGGGGAAGGGATAACCTGTGCCGTTATACCAGAGTTTCCTTTTCCCCTTATCCCGACAGTGTGGAGGTAAACGAGGGAAAAAACCTGGCCACTGCCCGGTTCTCCCTCACCCTGCCTCCCGGACGCAAAGTTTACCTTTACATGCAGGTAAAGCCCTTTATTGGCAGCAAGCCCAATCCTGCCTGCACCCGCGGGAAAGGAACTATTGCCGCGGGATTCAGCCGGGCGGTGCGCAAAACCTATTCTCTTTATGAAAAGTGGAAACAGCAGTGTACCCAGTTTAAAAGTGATAATGTCTTTTTGAGCAACATGCTCCGGCGTAACGTGACCGACCTGTACGCCCTGTGCACATGCTATCCCGATCTGGGCACCATTGTGCAGGCCGGCATACCATGGTATGCGGCCTCCTTTGGGCGGGACGCCCTGATTACTTCCTGGCAGGCCTTAATTGTCAACCCCGACATTGCACGGAAAAGCTTGTACTTCCTGGCCCGCCTGCAGGGGAAAGAGGATAACCCCTGGCGGGATGAAGAACCCGGGAAGATACTCCACGAGCTCCGCCGGGGAGAGCTGGCTGCCTGCGGGGAAATTCCCCATACTCCCTACTATGGCAGCGTGGACGCCACTCCCTGGTTCATCATCCTGCTTTCCGAAACCTACCGCTGGACTGGAGACAAACAGATGGTCCTCGATCTGGCTCCGAACCTTTTTGCGGCCGTGGAATGGTGCCGGAAATACGGGGATATGGACGGCGACGGGTTTATTGAATATACCGTCCGTTCCCCCGGGGGGCTGACAAACCAGGGCTGGAAAGATTCCTGGGACGGGGTTATTGATCCCCGGGGCAGCCTGCCCACCGGTCCCATTGCCCTGGTGGAAGTACAAGCCTATTATTACCTTGCTTTAAAGCGGGCCGCTGAAATGGGCCGGGTACTGGGAAAGGACGACTGGTCCCGGGAGCTGGAAGAGGAGGCCATGGTCCTGCAACGCAAGTTTTTAGAGGCTTTCTGGATGGAAGAGGAACAGTACCTGGCCTTTGCCCTTGATGGTGACAAAAAACAGGTTAAAACCATTGTCTCTAACCCGGGCCACTGCCTGTTTACCGGCATTCTACCCGATGAACTGGCCATAGCCGTGGCCCGGCGGCTGTTAACCAGCGACATGTATTCCGGATGGGGTATTCGCACCATGAGCAAATCCATGGGGCCGTATAATCCCATGAGTTATCATAATGGTTCGGTCTGGCCCCATGACAACGCCATCATTGCCTACGGGTTACGTTGCTGTCGCCAGTTTGACCTTCTGGAAAAAGTGGTCACCGGCCTTTTCGAGGCGGCCATGTCCTTTCCCTATCACCGGCTGCCGGAAGTCTTCTGTGGTTTCACCAGGCGCAGAGACGGCGGCCCCGTACATTACCCCACCGCCTGTGATCCCCAGGCCTGGGCTGTAGGGACCATGCCCCTGCTCATACGTACCATGCTGGGCATCTCCTGCTGGGGCAACGAGGTGCGGGTGAGTGCTCCCCAGCTGCCTCCCTGGGTCCAGGAAATCCAGATCTGCAACCTGGCCGCAGGTTGCGGAACGGTGGATCTGGAATTTACCCGCAAACAGGGCAAAGCCTATTGCGGAGTACTGCGGGCCACGGGCAACACCCGCGTGATCGTTGAAAATTAA
- a CDS encoding alpha,alpha-trehalose-phosphate synthase (UDP-forming), giving the protein MYGYGRNPVQVVVVSNRGPYTFQDGHDQLITRRTVGGLASAVEPVLTAHGGTWISWCGRIDNTGKDLGVKLGIPPGEPRYHIQEVFLSAEEHDNYYHGFCNACLWPLCHQLPERCSFEKAYWDAYRRVNQKFARITLEAKKEIYWIHDFHLALVPQLLRHLSPGATIAFFWHIPFPPADLFQILPWGRQIIYGLLGSDLIAFHTSRYVQNFLDTVACYYPARIYPEQGLIRLRNRRILVQALPVGINCHRFEQLAADPAVRARAEEIRKSLGAEKVLLGIDRMDYTKGIPERIRAMAYFLEKYPEYRGRVTLLQIAVPSRNGIGEYGALKQEVERIVGEINGRYDQMYGAVPVRYRYQSLDQAELVAHYLAADVLLVTALRDGLNLVAKEFVISRIDGKGVLILSPFAGAAQELHGALLANPFEPAHLAAKIKMALEMPFQEQKSRLESLRRIVKSRDVRWWCQSNLKLVKSLGSGLTPATTNAANL; this is encoded by the coding sequence GTGTACGGCTATGGACGAAATCCCGTACAGGTGGTTGTAGTTTCCAACCGGGGACCCTATACCTTCCAGGATGGTCACGATCAATTAATTACCAGGCGCACGGTAGGAGGACTGGCTTCGGCGGTGGAACCGGTATTGACCGCCCACGGGGGGACCTGGATCTCCTGGTGCGGGCGCATTGATAATACCGGCAAGGACCTTGGCGTTAAGCTGGGCATCCCACCGGGAGAGCCGCGCTACCATATCCAGGAGGTTTTTCTCTCCGCAGAAGAACATGACAACTACTACCACGGTTTCTGCAACGCCTGTCTCTGGCCCCTGTGCCACCAACTGCCCGAACGTTGTTCCTTTGAAAAGGCTTACTGGGATGCTTACCGCCGGGTCAACCAGAAGTTCGCCCGCATCACCCTGGAAGCAAAAAAGGAAATTTACTGGATACACGATTTTCACCTTGCCCTGGTACCACAGCTTTTGCGGCACCTGTCACCGGGAGCTACTATTGCCTTCTTCTGGCACATTCCCTTTCCCCCGGCAGACCTTTTCCAGATCCTCCCCTGGGGACGGCAGATCATCTACGGTCTTCTGGGCAGCGACCTGATCGCCTTCCATACCAGCCGGTACGTACAGAATTTTCTTGATACCGTTGCCTGCTATTACCCGGCTAGAATTTACCCGGAACAGGGCCTGATTCGCCTGCGCAACCGCCGCATTTTGGTGCAGGCTTTGCCGGTAGGTATTAACTGCCACCGCTTTGAACAGCTGGCCGCCGATCCCGCCGTGCGGGCCAGGGCGGAGGAAATACGCAAATCCCTCGGTGCGGAAAAGGTGCTTCTGGGCATAGACCGCATGGACTATACCAAAGGAATTCCCGAGCGGATACGGGCCATGGCCTACTTTTTGGAAAAGTATCCTGAATACCGCGGAAGGGTCACCCTGTTACAAATTGCCGTGCCCAGCCGCAATGGTATTGGCGAATACGGAGCCTTAAAGCAGGAAGTGGAACGAATAGTAGGCGAAATCAACGGACGGTACGACCAGATGTATGGAGCCGTGCCGGTGCGCTACCGCTATCAATCCCTGGATCAGGCAGAACTGGTTGCTCATTACCTGGCTGCCGACGTGCTGCTGGTGACAGCCTTAAGGGACGGCCTTAATCTGGTGGCCAAAGAATTTGTGATTTCGCGCATTGATGGCAAGGGAGTGCTTATCCTGAGCCCCTTTGCCGGAGCGGCCCAGGAACTTCACGGGGCACTGCTGGCCAATCCCTTTGAACCGGCCCACCTGGCAGCCAAAATCAAAATGGCCCTGGAGATGCCTTTCCAGGAACAAAAAAGCCGCCTGGAATCCTTGCGCCGTATCGTGAAAAGCCGGGATGTGCGCTGGTGGTGCCAGAGCAACTTGAAACTGGTTAAAAGCCTGGGTTCCGGCCTCACCCCGGCAACCACCAACGCGGCCAACCTGTAA
- the otsB gene encoding trehalose-phosphatase — translation MRKEPPLATPEKLAAWMAAASRLLLMLDYDGTLVPIAPTPDLARPDPELLATLQKLSLSPGRVVAVISGRKLAELQKLLPLTGLHLAGSHGAEIQETGGKLYRLIEDRKLEENILSLERVARECVANSRGFLVENKGISLALHYRQADPELARQVLVSFIEKVAPIMDKNRLELLPGKKVLEIRPRGVNKGKAVQYLCGKYDGALPVYIGDDRTDEDAFMALKRGCGILVSPQSRASAATVRLSSPREVYTLLLLLAKGYF, via the coding sequence GTGCGCAAGGAACCGCCCCTGGCAACCCCGGAAAAACTGGCTGCATGGATGGCCGCGGCATCCCGGTTGCTGCTCATGCTGGATTACGACGGCACCCTGGTACCCATTGCCCCCACCCCGGATCTGGCCCGGCCGGACCCGGAACTTCTGGCTACTCTGCAAAAATTATCCCTTTCCCCCGGTCGAGTGGTAGCAGTGATCAGCGGTCGTAAACTGGCCGAACTACAAAAATTACTCCCCCTGACCGGCCTGCACCTGGCTGGTTCCCACGGTGCAGAAATACAGGAAACCGGGGGCAAATTATACCGCCTGATCGAGGATCGCAAGCTGGAAGAAAACATTTTAAGCCTGGAAAGGGTAGCCAGGGAATGTGTGGCCAACAGCAGGGGCTTTTTAGTGGAAAATAAAGGCATCTCACTGGCCTTACATTATCGCCAGGCGGACCCCGAACTGGCCCGGCAGGTGCTGGTTAGTTTTATCGAAAAAGTGGCCCCCATCATGGACAAAAACCGGCTGGAGCTCTTGCCGGGGAAGAAGGTGCTGGAAATACGCCCCCGGGGAGTAAATAAAGGAAAAGCAGTGCAGTACCTTTGCGGGAAATATGACGGGGCACTACCTGTTTATATTGGAGACGACCGCACCGATGAGGATGCCTTTATGGCCCTTAAAAGAGGCTGTGGTATCCTGGTGAGCCCCCAATCCCGCGCCAGCGCCGCAACCGTTCGCTTGTCCTCACCCCGGGAGGTGTACACATTGCTTCTCCTGCTCGCCAAGGGCTATTTTTAG
- the acs gene encoding acetate--CoA ligase alpha subunit translates to MADLHAFFCPQTVAIVGASQKPGKIGNVLVKNMIACGYPGRIYPVNPKEEEIEGLRCYPNLSAIGENVDLVVVAVPANRVIAVAQECGLAGAKNLVVISAGFKEVGKEGLILEKELTRICRSYGMGLLGPNCVGMMDTHVPINASFSAVFPKQGNIAFISQSGAMLVAILDWSLTTGLGFSRIVSLGNKADLNEADFIADAANDPNTRVILCYIEDVTRGQQFLQVARAASRKKPVIILKSGASQAGAQAASSHTGALAGSDLAYETAFRQCGIIRARSMAELFDLAVAFAHQPVPKGNRVAVVTNAGGPGIVTTDSIEMSELTMARFSKETSQELRVNLPREAAIYNPVDVLGDADENRYRSALEKVLGDQSVDSAVVLVCPTAVTEPEQTARAIIETHRIYPNKPVFAAYMGGKTLAGGAKLLAEEGIPCFTFPEPAVRALSGMVRYARARELPEKEKELELGGIQPEPVKEILQKVRQEGRLTLLGSEASQVAGCYGIAVAPIVLATSPHEAAARAQEIGFPVVMKVASPQILHKTDIGGVKIGVETPQEVKKAFIEITENVQRFLPKVVIHGIEIQKMMPQGTELIIGMTRDVQFGPLIAFGLGGIYVNLLKDVSFRLAHGLTRQEIQQMLTETKAYTLLRGYRGEKPKDLGAIVEMIARTARLVLDFPEIGEMDINPVFAYPDGAFALDIKITIS, encoded by the coding sequence TTGGCGGACCTGCATGCTTTTTTTTGCCCCCAAACGGTAGCCATTGTCGGTGCTTCCCAAAAACCGGGTAAAATTGGCAACGTGTTGGTGAAAAATATGATCGCCTGCGGTTACCCGGGCAGGATTTATCCCGTCAATCCCAAAGAGGAAGAAATAGAAGGGCTTCGCTGTTATCCTAATTTAAGCGCCATCGGAGAAAACGTGGACCTGGTGGTGGTCGCCGTTCCGGCCAACCGGGTTATCGCCGTAGCACAGGAATGCGGCCTTGCGGGGGCCAAAAATCTGGTGGTAATCTCGGCAGGATTTAAGGAAGTGGGCAAGGAAGGATTAATTCTGGAAAAGGAACTCACCCGCATTTGCCGCAGCTACGGCATGGGCCTTTTAGGGCCCAATTGCGTTGGCATGATGGATACCCACGTACCCATAAACGCTTCCTTTTCTGCCGTTTTTCCGAAGCAGGGGAATATCGCTTTCATTTCCCAGAGCGGGGCCATGCTGGTAGCCATTTTGGACTGGAGCCTGACCACCGGACTGGGCTTTTCCCGGATTGTCAGCCTGGGAAACAAGGCCGATCTTAATGAAGCAGATTTTATAGCCGACGCGGCCAACGACCCCAACACCAGGGTCATCCTCTGTTACATCGAGGACGTGACCCGGGGCCAGCAGTTTTTACAGGTGGCCAGAGCGGCCAGCCGCAAAAAGCCGGTGATCATCCTCAAAAGCGGTGCCAGCCAGGCCGGGGCCCAGGCCGCCTCCTCTCATACCGGAGCCCTTGCCGGCAGCGACCTGGCCTATGAGACGGCTTTCCGGCAATGCGGAATCATCCGCGCCCGGAGCATGGCCGAACTTTTTGATTTAGCCGTTGCCTTTGCTCACCAGCCCGTGCCCAAAGGAAACCGGGTGGCGGTGGTCACCAATGCCGGTGGACCCGGCATTGTAACCACGGACAGCATCGAAATGAGCGAACTGACCATGGCCCGCTTCAGCAAGGAAACCAGCCAGGAGTTAAGGGTCAACCTGCCGCGGGAAGCGGCCATTTACAACCCGGTGGATGTCCTGGGTGACGCTGACGAAAACCGCTATCGCTCTGCTCTGGAAAAGGTGCTCGGTGATCAAAGTGTGGATAGCGCGGTGGTACTGGTCTGCCCCACGGCAGTCACGGAACCAGAACAAACCGCCCGGGCCATCATTGAAACTCACCGCATTTACCCGAACAAGCCGGTATTTGCTGCCTATATGGGCGGAAAAACCCTGGCGGGAGGAGCTAAGCTCCTGGCAGAAGAAGGCATACCCTGTTTCACCTTCCCCGAACCGGCGGTCAGAGCCTTGAGCGGGATGGTGCGCTACGCCCGTGCCAGGGAATTGCCGGAAAAAGAAAAGGAGCTCGAGCTGGGTGGTATCCAGCCCGAGCCGGTTAAGGAAATCTTGCAAAAAGTACGCCAGGAAGGCCGGTTAACTCTTCTCGGCAGTGAAGCCAGCCAGGTGGCCGGTTGCTATGGGATTGCCGTGGCCCCCATTGTCCTGGCCACCAGTCCCCATGAAGCAGCGGCCAGGGCCCAGGAAATTGGTTTCCCGGTAGTCATGAAAGTAGCCTCCCCCCAAATTTTACATAAAACCGACATCGGGGGAGTAAAAATAGGGGTGGAAACGCCGCAGGAAGTGAAAAAAGCATTTATTGAGATTACCGAAAACGTCCAGCGCTTCCTGCCCAAAGTCGTTATCCATGGCATTGAGATTCAAAAAATGATGCCCCAGGGAACGGAATTAATCATTGGCATGACCCGGGACGTACAGTTCGGCCCTTTGATAGCCTTTGGACTGGGAGGAATTTACGTCAACCTTTTAAAAGATGTCTCCTTCCGCCTGGCCCACGGCCTGACCAGGCAGGAAATCCAGCAAATGCTTACCGAAACTAAGGCCTACACGTTGTTACGGGGTTACCGCGGCGAAAAGCCAAAAGATCTTGGGGCAATCGTGGAAATGATTGCCCGGACTGCCAGGTTGGTGCTTGACTTTCCCGAAATTGGGGAAATGGATATCAACCCGGTTTTTGCCTATCCGGACGGGGCCTTTGCCCTGGACATAAAAATCACCATATCGTGA
- a CDS encoding phosphotransacetylase family protein gives MKNLYVMGTAGSGKTAMAVGLALKLLQHGYKVAYFKPVGHPTGLREQNDEDARLMQEVLDLKQPLDVIAPFLAGPSYLSGYRQCEALERILSCYRQVSAGADVVLIGGTAFPHIMGCWGLDAVTLAKKFEALVLFTIRIENDFSLDEAIFINSYLANQNIKVLGNVFNNVPRPLLAKTKGIYKSILAERGYRTLGIIPQRPEISSPTVTEYYETLGGEILAGEENMDRLVEDVIVGAMTIESALGYLRRSPNKAVITGGDRADLALAALETSTSVLILTGGLYPDVKVIARAAEKNVPVILVHYDTFTTIEKLAEISRRIRPRDRKRIALARENIEKYCDFPAILQALAD, from the coding sequence GTGAAAAACCTTTATGTCATGGGTACGGCGGGCAGTGGGAAAACAGCCATGGCGGTGGGCCTGGCCCTAAAACTGCTCCAGCATGGATACAAGGTAGCCTATTTTAAGCCGGTGGGCCATCCCACCGGCTTAAGGGAACAGAATGATGAAGACGCACGGCTCATGCAGGAGGTGTTAGATTTAAAACAACCCCTGGATGTAATCGCACCCTTTCTCGCCGGTCCGTCCTATCTGTCGGGCTACCGGCAATGCGAGGCATTAGAACGGATCTTATCCTGCTACCGGCAGGTCAGTGCCGGGGCGGACGTGGTGCTTATCGGGGGAACCGCCTTCCCCCATATCATGGGGTGCTGGGGCCTGGATGCCGTCACCCTGGCCAAAAAGTTTGAAGCTCTGGTCTTGTTCACGATCCGCATTGAGAATGATTTCAGTCTGGATGAAGCCATTTTCATCAACAGCTACCTGGCAAATCAGAACATCAAGGTGCTGGGGAATGTTTTTAACAACGTCCCCCGCCCGTTGCTGGCCAAAACAAAAGGGATTTATAAGTCCATCCTTGCCGAACGGGGATACCGTACCCTGGGTATCATTCCCCAACGTCCGGAAATATCTTCGCCCACAGTGACGGAATATTACGAAACACTGGGCGGGGAAATCCTGGCCGGCGAGGAAAATATGGACCGGCTGGTAGAGGACGTGATTGTCGGTGCGATGACTATTGAAAGTGCCCTGGGTTACCTGCGGCGGTCTCCCAATAAAGCGGTAATTACCGGGGGTGACCGGGCCGACCTGGCCCTGGCGGCCCTGGAAACCAGCACCTCGGTGCTAATCCTCACCGGTGGTTTATATCCGGACGTAAAGGTTATTGCCCGGGCAGCAGAAAAAAATGTACCGGTTATTCTGGTGCATTACGACACCTTTACCACTATTGAAAAGCTGGCGGAGATTAGCCGGCGTATCCGCCCCCGGGACCGCAAACGCATTGCCCTGGCCCGGGAAAACATAGAAAAATACTGCGACTTTCCCGCCATACTTCAGGCCCTGGCGGATTAG
- a CDS encoding ATPase, with protein sequence MELFHILNEMEEMIENSPRIPMTRRVMVDEDRLLDYLDRIRTTLPEELRQARWLLQEREKVLADTRKEAGRLLEDAQKQLEKRAEESEVVKKAQAMADEIVHKAEQVAREIKQGAREYADEILGGLEEELDKIMTQIRNGRAELRGVKVSDGVNSRAAQG encoded by the coding sequence GTGGAGCTGTTCCATATTTTAAATGAGATGGAGGAGATGATTGAAAATAGTCCCCGGATACCCATGACCAGGCGGGTGATGGTGGACGAGGATCGCCTGCTGGATTACCTGGACCGTATTCGCACCACTCTGCCCGAAGAATTGCGCCAGGCACGCTGGCTCCTCCAGGAACGGGAAAAGGTGCTGGCCGACACCCGCAAGGAGGCCGGGCGTCTTTTGGAGGATGCCCAGAAACAGCTGGAAAAACGGGCGGAAGAAAGCGAAGTGGTAAAAAAGGCCCAGGCTATGGCGGACGAAATTGTCCACAAGGCGGAACAGGTGGCCAGGGAAATCAAACAGGGTGCCCGGGAGTATGCCGATGAGATTCTGGGGGGGCTGGAAGAGGAACTGGACAAGATCATGACCCAGATTCGCAACGGACGGGCGGAATTAAGAGGAGTTAAGGTTAGTGACGGTGTTAATTCCCGGGCGGCCCAGGGCTAA